The Oncorhynchus nerka isolate Pitt River linkage group LG15, Oner_Uvic_2.0, whole genome shotgun sequence genome contains the following window.
GAATCACATAAGCATCATTAAAGTCTTGAACTAAGACTTTACACAGTGAATTCGTTCAGCCCAGGCTGTTTTCATGTCAACTTTTAATAGCTTTTTCTCATGAATTGACATACATTCTCACGATGTGAGCTTGTAGAGGATCTCACTTTCCCTTcaatatggagggagagaaaatggCTCCCCTCTTACTCCAGCCCTCCtgaaaaacattttcctcatccaCATTGCAGACACTTATcttaaaatcaaatcacattttattggtcacatacacgtgtttagcagatgttattgcgtctGTAGCGAagaatttcacaacatataccaatacacacaaatctcagTAAAGGAATGTAATTAAGAATATatgaatatatggatgagcatagactaagatacagtagaatataatagaatacagttagtacatatgagatgagtgatgcaaaatatgtaaacattattaaagtgactagtgttccatttattaaagtgtccagtgatttctagtctatgcctataggcagcagcctctaatgtgctagtgatggctatttaacagtgatggccttgagatggaagctgtttttcagtctctctgtcccagctttgatgcacctgtactgaccccgccttctggatgatagcgggttgaacaggcagtggctcggtggttgttgtctttgatgatctttttggccttcctgtgacatcgggtgctgtaggtgtcctggagggcaggtagtttgcccccagtgatgcgttgggcagaccgcattACCCTCTGaggagccctgcggttgcggacagtgcagttgccataccctCTTGTTGTCAGGACCTTGTGCTCCAAGGACAAAAACGATTTGCCTTTTTCCAAGTCAAATCGATATGCTGTAAATGTTAAATATGCCCTGCCTCCAAAACGTCATTAGATATTTAGCAGTTTGTTTATTTTATAATCATTAAGGTTCCATCTGCCCCTGAGTGAATATTGATTAAACTGTCCTCTCCGTGTTAGTTGAAACTGATCAGTACGGCAGCTGGCTGGTTGCCTTTTCTGTGGTTTATATGCCTCCAATTCAGCATCACGCAATAAGTTCTGAGATCACTTTCAAAGGTGTGGTTGGAGCCATTTGCAAGCACTGGAAAAGGCTATTGTTGTACATGCCAATcataaaacaacatgaaacaaGTCATAGCTTGGTATAATGCAATACAATGCAATGCAATACAATGTAATCAAACAATGATTAATTCACCCCAGAATGTAAAATGTAGAAAGCCATGCAAAATAAACACTTTCCATGAATAATATTATGCACCATTAAAATGTTCTCAACCATAATACTATTCGGTGTTAATTCAAAAGATACATTACCTctttttataaactgggtggttcgagtcctgagtgctgacagctgtggtatatcagaacgtataccacgggtatgacaaaacatttatgtttactgttctagttacattggtaaccagtataaaatagcaataaggcacctcaagggtttgtggtatatggccaatataccaaggctaagggctgaattcaggcactccacgttgcgttgtgcctaagaacagACCTTAACTGTGGTATTCTGGCTATATACCACGCCCCCTCGAGCCTTAATGCTTGAATATAAAATGTGAGCTCTAAAATGTTCGCATAACGTCTGTCGTTAAAACTGAAATCCGTAAAGTGGGAAATAGCACCACAGTTCGGCAGGTAGGTTAGCGGTTATGAGCGATGGGCCAGAAACTGAAAGGTTGTTGGTTCAAATCCCCTTGATTAAGACAGCCCCCTGCGCTTCTCTGATTCAGAGacgttgggttaaatgtggaagacacattttggttcAATGCATTCAGGTgtgtaactgactaggtattcccaGTGCTtgcctttgtttttgttttgttgatgaaaCGGAGGAGAGGAGTGTCCAGCAGCGTGGTCAGGAAGTTGCTGTACATATTCTGGTGTTCTATCATGAGTGCAATGATGTGAGGGAAAGAAAGTGTTTGAAGTAacgtctttgttgttgtaatatctcAACCAGATGTGGCAGTTTCCCCGACTAAAGATTTCAGTTTTAAGCTCCTCTGTGATTTCTGGAGGCATAATGGTGATAATCTCACAGAAATAAGCATTCTTCTGTCTAAGGTGTTTGGTAACGAAAGGAAGTGCCATAACAGGAAAAGCAAAGACTCGTCAATGAAGATAAAATGTGTTGGTAACTAAGTATGTGCAGGCACAGTTTTCACCTGAAATGATTTCCCCCCTTTACTGGCTCTTTCTTCACACTCGTTTTTCCATCCGTCCCTTTCTTAGAACCCCAAGCTATAACTACGCTCCTAACCCAGACAAACATTGGATCCTGCGCTACACAGGCCCCATGAAACCTGTCCACATGCAGTTCACGAACATGCTGCAGCGCCGGAGGATGCAGACCCTGCTGTCTGTGGACGACAGTGTGGACAAGGTGggtcagacagaaagagagacagacagtgtggacAAGGAGGAACAGACTGGCTAAATCTACCCGACTACGTGTCTTACTGTGTCCTCGTCCTCAGGTGTACAACATGCTGGTGGAGACAGGTGAGTTGGACAACACCTACATTATCTACACATCAGACCATGGCTACCATATTGGTCAGTTCGGCCTGGTCAAAGGCAAATCCATGCCATATGAGTTTGACATCCGGGTGCCCTTCTTCATACGAGGCCCCAACGTGGAGGCAGGAGCCATGTGAGTGCAACTTTGAAGACTTCTACAGTACCTTTTTAGAATGGAAACGGTTAGCGTTGGCTCTTAtctcactgttactgctactggaTCTCTTTTGCAgcactcatctctctcctccacctgttcCTGTGTCCTTCTGCAGTAACCCTCATGTGGTGCTGAACATTGACCTGGCTCCCACACTGTTGGACATGGCCGGAGTGGACGTTCCCTCTGACATGGACGGCAAATCCATCCTTAAACTCCTGGACACAGACAAACCTGTCAACAGGTAGAGAAAGTCACACCTTTATTTGCATGTTTTGGACTCAACACAATGGATGCTTCAGGATCACTTGACCTTTCTTGCTCTTGTTGCAGGTTCCAGGTGAACAAGAAGGGGAAGATGTGGAGGGACTCCTTCCTGGTAGAGAGAGGGTCAGTATGTTTCATTCATCATCTAGTCATGAAgcaattaaagggatagttcaccaacATTTCAGAATTACTTCATAATTGTCAACAGCCAAGTGATCAAAGTttgatgtacagtatgtttggTCAATGTTCTATTTCTCTCATCTGGTTATCTCCTGTTTACACAGGAAGCTGCTCCACAAGAGGTCTGATGGGAAGGACTTGGCCCAGGAGGAGAACTTCCTGCCAAAGTACCAGCGGGTCAAAGACCTGTGTCAGAGAGCACAGTACCAGAGCTCTTGTGAACAGCCAGGACAGGTAAAAGTTCTGTACAATACCCaaatacacaggcacacacacacacacacacacacacacacacacacacacacacacacacacacacacacacacacacacacacacacacacacacacacacacacacttatacatgAGCAGAAATGTAGCTAaatctctccccccttctcctctctcggCATGTGAAGAAGTGGCAGTGTGTGGAGGACCCTTCTGGTAAGCTGAGTCTGTATAAGTGTAAGGGCATGGCAAGTCTCTATGCCTCACGTATGCAGGCTCTGATGGCCAGCAGCGGGTCCCAGCAGTGGGTTGGACGTGTCTCCGATGCTGGAGACAGCTGTGACTGTGGCCCCCTAGGTCCCAAACGTTCACCCCTGAAGAGGAAGAGACTGCTCACCAAGAAGAGTGAGTAGTCCGTTCAGTGGCTTATGTATTTACCATACCAATGCCTTCTAAATTGTGGCTAAGTCTGGCTAAGTCTTTGCTGCCACCCAGTGACAAATTATAAAAATGAACACTAATAATTACAACGAAACAGGATTCAATTTAAGTTTCAAGTGTCCGTCATTTGAAAACAGTGAAAAATGCTTTGTACTTTAGCACCCTCTCTTGGGTCATTGACATTGCATTACCTTTGTAATAATAACATTGTAATTAATAACTCTTCTAACCCCATCAGAGGTAAAGTCCGGTAAGAGTCTGACTAAGAACCGTTGGGCCCGGTCTGTTCCATTTGAGCTGGATGGAGACATGTATGCTGTGGACCTGGTTGAGGGCTACAGGCCCGTGGGCCTCAGGAACACCAGCTggcctggggagaggaggagaggagcgggcCTGCTGGAGGACAACGATGAGGAGTTCAGTGGCATGGGAGTCACAGCCAGACCCCCAACCAACAAGAGTCTTACACCAACTGCCGCTCTTAAAGTCACCTACAggtgtgcatggtgtgtgtgtgtgtgtgtgtgtgtgtgtgtgtgtgtgtgtgtgtgtgtgtgtgtgtgtgtgtgtgtgtgtgtgtgtgtgtgtgtgtgtgttgagttttAGTATTAGTGGGTTTTGAGTAGTAGTAATATATGTAATTCATCTTTATGTACAGTAGCCCTACAGTAATTCATTATCAGGTGTTGAAAGAGAGGGTGCTGTAAGAGAGGGTGCTTTAATACAGGGTGTTGAAAGAGAGGGTGCTGTATGAGAGGGTGTTGAAAGAGAGGGTGCTGTAAGAGAGGGTGCTTTAATACAGGGTGTTGAAAGAGAGGGTGCTGTAAGAGAGGGTGCTTTAATACAGGGTGTTGAAAGAGAGGGTGCTGTATGAGAGGGTGTTGAAAGAGAGGGGGTTGAAAGACAGGGTGTTGAAAGAGAGGGTGTTTAAAGACAGGGTGTTGAAAGAGAGGGTGTTGAAAGATAAGGTGCTGTAAGAGAGGGTGCTGTAAGACAGGGTGTTGAAAGAGAGGGGGTTGAAAGACAGGGTGCTGTAAGAGAGGGTGCTGTAAGAGAGGGTTCTGTAAGGAAGTGCTAACTGTGGTAAATGCAGTTGTCAGGTGAAGATGCGGATAGCTGGTGTGTGTTTACCCCACAGGTGCTCCAtcctgatgaatgacacagtcAGGTGTGATGGAGGACTCTACAAATCCCTCCAGGCCTGGAAAGACCATAAGCTCCACATTGAGCATGAGGTACTGCTCTAGTTGATCCCCTATCTGGCCTATTCTGTAGCCTTTCCTGTCATTTCGGGGGTTAACtatattgtatgtgtgtgtgtagattgaaaccTTGCAGACGAAAATAAAGAATCTGCGTGAGGTCAAGGGTCACCTGAAGAAGGTTCGGCCTGAAGAGTGCCAGTGCAACACCCCCAGTTACCTATCCAAAAACAAAGGGATTTTCAGACTCAATGCAGGTCGCATTTACTCACTCAGGTAATTAATGTGAGagagtggtgtatgtgtgtgtgtgtgtgtgtgagagagtgtttgtgtttgtgtgtgtgagagagagaaagaaagaatgtgAGAGAGAAACCTCCCCACAAACCAGTATCTGTCCTCTCGTGGTATGTCCTCAGCAAAATGCCCTCTAAGCAGAAGAAGCAGTGGCTGATGAAGGAGCAGAAACGCAGGAAGAAGCTCCGTAAACTGCTCAAGAGGCTCCGCAACAACGACACCTGCAGCATGCCTGGTCTCACCTGCTTCACCCACGACAACCAGCACTGGCAGACAGCCCCCTTCTGGACAAGTATGGAATGATAGAATACAGACTAAATCAAATGCAGAACAGTAAACAGTTGTTGTAAAAGTGGGAGATAAGATAAAGTAGATACTGTATAGGTGAGTTAAAATTGGCCATGCATCTTGTTTGAAtagccccctctgtctctttccctcccctgcCAGTGGGTCCATTCTGTGCTTGTACCAGCGCAAACAACAACACCTACTGGTGCCTGAGGACCATCAACGACACACACAACTTCATATTCTGCGAGTTTGCTACAGGCTTCATAGAGTACTTTGATCTGAACAATGACCCATACCAGgtatctttctctccctatctcttttaAATCTCACAAATGAGATATAGCCTATTgcgattttttttttacagtgtccTCTATTACTTTGTGTGTCTATAGTTGATAAATGGGGTTAGCACCTTGGACCGCACTGCCCTCAACCAGATGCACCAGCAGCTTATGGAACTGAGGAGCTGCAAAGGCCACAAGCAATGCAACCCAGAGACAGGTGAGTAagaaagacacacacatagacacacctacacacacacacagacacacatacacacacacacagacacacacaactctGTTAATTCTGTTCTATAAAACATTCTCTATTTCAGGTAGTAAAGACAGAAACTCCTTCAGTGAAtacaggtaccctcatttgtctGGCTTAATGTCTTTTTGTCCTttgttgtattattatttatgatTTTTCAAGGATGAATACGACTAACAATAAATCACTAACGTTAAagatatactgtaggttatacatTTTTCTACATTGGGTAGATAATAGAATGGAACACTTATTTTGAAAACCTTTTTAGCACAAGATGAATTCTAAAATGCAAGCATGCTAGCAGCTTCTGTTCctcattttgtttgtttgtgtatgtgtgtgtttccccCGCATGTGGACTGTATGTGTCCGCGCTGTTCATGCTTCAGGCCAGTTCAGCGTCGAAAGAAGCCAAAAGTGAAGAAGCCCTCCTCCAAATCGCTGTGAGTTTGTCATAACCCATCTGTTCCTCTCAGTTCAGCCAACCTCCCCCTCTTCATCCAGATTACCTTGCTTTGTCAGATGGCCTGGTAGCATGCTCTTCTCAGCCCCCCCGGTCCAGGCTTTTCATGGAACTAATGTTTACCTGCATTTAAGTGCCATGCCCTCAAGGATAAGATATATTCCCTTTTCAAAGTCAGTGGTATTGTGCTGATGAGGTGTCTTTTCTGGTCATTTCATGTCAGTGTCACCTTCTTGTGTTTTCCTATTAGAGTTGCTAGGAAAAGACCCATTGGAACTACTGTTATAAGCAATTGATTGATGAGAAACTCTGATCTATCTCCATCTCGGTGTTGTTTATACAGAGGGCAGATTTGGGAAGGATGGGTTGGTTAGCAACCTGTGTCGCACAATCCACCACATCGCAGTGTGCCAACAGAGGACGACCAGAACTACTGGAGAACCTGAGGACCTTGTACAGACTTCATGGGAATGTAACCTGAAATAGCATTATTGTAGGAGTTTATGGAAGAGGATGCTGATCCAACATTAGCTACCACTGATACTCAGATAATCACCCAGAAGAGAAAATACTGAAACAGCCAAGAAAATGAAAACTATAACCTCTCCCgtcgtctttctctctgtctcacacacacacacacacacacacacacacacacacacacacacacacacacacacacacacacacacacacacacacacacacacacacacacacacacggcacacacATCGGCACACACAtcggcacacactcacacaggaaTGTCCTTACCGCTCCTATCTACCCAGATCTCAGGACCACCAACCTGAGTTGGAGACTCATCAGTTGAGCCTGGATACACTCTGAACCTTTACTTTGACTTTCAACAACCGCGCTGAGTGAACAGTGAACGTGAGGTGTGTTTAATGTTAGTTTCTCGTAAACGCCTTAACATTGGGTGCCGAGATTAGCTTAATGTCAACTCTGCTGCTACAACCTGACGTGTATCATCCCTTATGGCCTTGTGCCATTAGTATATGGTATATGATGTCAGGCAATTACATCAAGTcaagctttgcacactcacagCATGAAAAGTACTGTCAACAAAACATCAGTACCCTGAAAACTCTCCTCAAGGCCCACAACTCAAGACTCCTCACCTCCTTTTGTTGGTGCTACGGCTACAGAATGATTCCCCCAGGACATGTACTCCATTCTTTTGTATTGTAACTAATATTAACGTTGATCAAATGCCATGCAAGGATTGTTTACAGCCCCCAAGAATGAGGCAGGTGTGATGAcgacaacacaccagactgtatGGGGATGAAGCTGGTTAGGATATGACACATCACATCATCATCTAGCTTATCCCCCCCTAGTTCACTTCAAACTCAGGATGGGACTTCTCTAACCAATACCCCACCCTCCTAGACAATGGTACAAACAATTGGTATAAACATCTTCACACCAGCAGAACGCTTACATTTCATTAGTGGATGTCATTTTACTCCTTTGTATTGCTAATGCCACCAGCTAGGTCTGGTCAGGTTAGTTTGTTCAGCTTGCTACACATGGTGCTATGATAACATTGTGAAAATAAGGACTTGCTGTACAGTATGTATTTGAATGTATGTTGTGCAGTTAATTTTTTATAATACTGAAAAGGAGGCAGACTTCTCTTTTGTGTTCGATATGAGTTGACAAATATGACCTTTTAGATAAGAACTTAGCCTGATGAATTGTCCTAGTTCTGTATTTGTCGTTCTCTCTGCACATCTTTCTGAATTTCTTCTCTGCTCTGTCAAAACCCAattttagtaaaaaaaaaaaaaagtatttatgaTGAAAAAGCACTTAGAAAATATTCACTGTGAAAATAATTCCCTGTAAAATGACTCTGCTCGTCTGCTGTACACAACAGCAAACAACACAACAATGTAATGCAGCTTGACATGCATATTCATTATATTGCCTTTTTTTGCTTTCTTCGTTTCTTAGCAGTGACACTCCCATAGCAGAGAGTTGTAATAGTGAGTAACTGTGAATAAAGTGTTGATTGCCCTCATGCCTCTTTACTACTTTAACCCTGCTATGTATTTGTCAACTCTCTGTTGTTGACACACAGCTATAGAGTACcgcagtatgagtcataatacccatacaacctagtggtcaaacagggaaatggttccaaccgtttttccaccattcatttttcccatagggactttagaaacacttaaaataaaggctgtgttttgtgtagggttAGCCTGGTGTGACATTTTtataaccgtgtaaatctctctaggacaatgtgacttttatcaatatatttgcttTTATTGAcccccacaacaacaaaaaactcaaACAaaatgctaatgtggctatcataaagaactacaaatgccatgatgatctggacaagACTGACAAATTGAGGCAAAGGTAAGAACATCTGTATTAACTATCTAAtattagctaaatgtagtaatgaataaattggcAACGTTTCTTTAAATGAACAATTCTGTGgactgtcttgtgcaagttttaaattgacacaatacctgctAGCAAAGTTAGATATCTAGTCTGCTAGATATAATgggcaggagcttgcagggatttgtagatTTGCATGATGTCTagtttgatgctaattagcatgtttgaatctgagagtaaatagagacAAATAGACTGACGAAATTCACCTTTTCCAAGAGAGATGTACATGGTTATCAAACCGTCACGACAGGATAAgtctacatgaaacacagcccatagtgtttctaaaatcccctatgggaaaactgaatggtggaaaaacgattggaatcatttccctgtttgaccgctaggatttatgggtattatgacacctccaatGTGGGGCTCTATAGGCTTACATAGTGGGCTCAGCATGAGTAATGAGTTCTGTGCCATGAAACTCAACCAGCAGGTGTCTCTGTTTGCTTTCTTGTTGCTAATCCAGTTCACTTTTCTGACTGATAAAAATCAAATTAAAGGTTAATCATATTTGATGCGGAACTATGTAGAACCAACAGCTTTTCCTATTATTATAATGCGAAGTCCTTAGGTAGGCCTACATTTTATATTTCTAAAGTCCCATGTTGAGGGCCAGATGTCTTTTGGACTCAAGATCTCAAAACGTCAATACTAAAAAAGAGTACCTTACAGTGAAGAACTGACACGTGAGTCATAAATATAAAGCATCAACATTTGACTATAATTATTCACCTAAATAGCTATATATAATTGTGTCGCATGTCCAATCAGAGGAATGGCCATAGCAGGATGAACGAGAATTACCGGGATGCGGAGTTGGGGGATGACCCCATTATCGTGACTCACGTGCAGAGGCGGAGACTCCATATCGGAATTACTACGGGACAACTGTCTCGTGTTCATACCGTCCAACAAGGTGGGAAAATTAACATGAATAAGTAAACAAGTTACATTATGCAAGACCTGGGCAACGCAATGCTTACAATGTGAAAACAATGTCTGGGATAAGGTAAGATACATTCTAAGGGAATTTAAACCTACCAGACAAGATTTAGAACAGAAATAACTTTCACTCAACCCTCACCGCAGGATGTGTTAGGCGGACTATTTTGAATTTAGAAGACAGACTAAGTGAAGTGTAAAATGTTTTCATTGAGTTTAAAGTTTGTGTAACAATGTTACTTTAGGCTAGAATTCAATATTTGGTTACCAGTAATCCAATATCCCTGTGAAATGAGGAATGGTGGAGGAAAGTGATATTGCAACGCTATGGGCAGaacttttattatagtgtagtaggcTGTCTGCTGTCCTGTTTACACGTTAATAGTGAATGTTATTCATGTCAGAGATGGTTGGATAATCATTTAGAATAGTGACCAATAAGTTTCCCCCATGTCTAGCTGAGGAAGGCTCAACTCCTTTCTCTTATATCGAGGCAGTATAAGAGAACACCTCAATATATGAGAACAGAGTTGAGCGTTCGTTATCTACCCCATGTCATCTTCTTTCGTTGTCATATAGAGACAATTAGCAGCCACATCTAATCTTGTTAAAAACTATTATTTTATAGCGCTATAATCACCTAACATCAAAGCATGATTGAACTTGTTCTCTATAAAGGCAGTATTTCCCATAGCTGCTGGACCCCTTTGGGGAATATCTAGTTTGCCTGTGTTTAATTGAATTGCCAGTTTCCTGTTTAATTTTGGAACTGATTTGCAAATTGGCTTTAGTGGCTCTTTGCTGTGGTTAACAGACCAATTTCTGTGGTTAACAAACCATGGCAGTAGACAAATGTCCCTATCCCATTTGTTGCACTGCTGCTTCACTGATGTAGGTTAGGATGGCTGGTGCAGTTAACTTGCCTTAGTTTATTCACACATTAATATTCTCCAAGATATCT
Protein-coding sequences here:
- the LOC115143360 gene encoding extracellular sulfatase Sulf-2-like — translated: MAGWGLLLLHLWVVSLAQGSSLFSGQRHRTRLQRDRQARNNVRPNIIIILTDDQDIELGSMQAMNKTRRIMEQGGTHFSNAFSTTPMCCPSRSSILTGKYVHNHHTFTNNENCSSPSWQAHHEPHTFAVHLNNSGYRTALFGKYLNEYNGSYVPPGWREWVALVKNSRFYNYTLCRNSVREKHGSQYPKDYLTDIITNDSINYFRSSKRMYPHRPVMMVLSHAAPHGPEDSAPQYSTAFQNASQHITPSYNYAPNPDKHWILRYTGPMKPVHMQFTNMLQRRRMQTLLSVDDSVDKVYNMLVETGELDNTYIIYTSDHGYHIGQFGLVKGKSMPYEFDIRVPFFIRGPNVEAGAINPHVVLNIDLAPTLLDMAGVDVPSDMDGKSILKLLDTDKPVNRFQVNKKGKMWRDSFLVERGKLLHKRSDGKDLAQEENFLPKYQRVKDLCQRAQYQSSCEQPGQKWQCVEDPSGKLSLYKCKGMASLYASRMQALMASSGSQQWVGRVSDAGDSCDCGPLGPKRSPLKRKRLLTKKKVKSGKSLTKNRWARSVPFELDGDMYAVDLVEGYRPVGLRNTSWPGERRRGAGLLEDNDEEFSGMGVTARPPTNKSLTPTAALKVTYRCSILMNDTVRCDGGLYKSLQAWKDHKLHIEHEIETLQTKIKNLREVKGHLKKVRPEECQCNTPSYLSKNKGIFRLNAGRIYSLSKMPSKQKKQWLMKEQKRRKKLRKLLKRLRNNDTCSMPGLTCFTHDNQHWQTAPFWTMGPFCACTSANNNTYWCLRTINDTHNFIFCEFATGFIEYFDLNNDPYQLINGVSTLDRTALNQMHQQLMELRSCKGHKQCNPETGSKDRNSFSEYRPVQRRKKPKVKKPSSKSLGQIWEGWVG